A genomic segment from Vagococcus zengguangii encodes:
- a CDS encoding DUF916 and DUF3324 domain-containing protein: MMNKKKTFFVRYCLGLLAMAMTIFVFNEKPLAVDEVKSEIGYYYEIAHPENQVTKGNAINLKMAPGQEQKVPITVVSTSDQDIVVDLSLNGARTNGSGGLEYGPTEFAKDDSMVDDLPDIAKVPEFVEIPAKSKVTFDLEITMPKEKYSGIVTGGLRFMERDQESKGNNEGAEVVNKMAMLVGVTLFMDESPVEPSLDMLAVEAGLFNYHNSFNLKIANQAPKIMSKLTLSAEITRKGQKEILYKSFKNLIQMTPNSIMKYPILLDGNLIESGGYTANVIMEDDKDNKWEWNQDFTVTKEQAKKLNDESVGVTEEPTDWKLIALGGAVAALLLVIVFLIVKNKKKATK; encoded by the coding sequence ATGATGAACAAAAAAAAAACATTTTTTGTCAGATATTGCTTAGGGTTATTGGCAATGGCTATGACCATTTTCGTATTCAACGAGAAGCCATTAGCTGTAGATGAAGTGAAGAGCGAGATTGGCTATTATTATGAAATCGCTCATCCTGAAAATCAAGTAACGAAAGGCAACGCGATCAATCTAAAAATGGCTCCGGGTCAAGAACAAAAAGTTCCGATTACCGTAGTGAGCACCTCAGATCAAGATATCGTGGTGGATCTTTCTTTAAATGGTGCCCGAACAAATGGTTCGGGTGGTTTAGAATATGGCCCAACAGAATTTGCTAAAGATGACTCAATGGTGGATGATTTACCAGATATCGCGAAGGTGCCTGAATTTGTTGAGATTCCTGCAAAAAGTAAAGTAACCTTTGATTTAGAGATAACTATGCCTAAAGAAAAGTATTCAGGGATTGTAACAGGTGGGTTACGCTTTATGGAGCGCGATCAAGAAAGTAAAGGAAATAATGAAGGCGCAGAAGTCGTTAATAAAATGGCAATGTTAGTAGGGGTGACATTGTTTATGGATGAAAGTCCTGTTGAGCCGTCGCTCGATATGTTAGCGGTAGAAGCAGGACTATTTAACTATCATAATAGTTTTAATTTAAAAATTGCTAACCAAGCTCCTAAAATTATGAGTAAATTAACCTTAAGCGCTGAAATTACTAGAAAAGGCCAAAAAGAAATTCTTTATAAATCATTCAAAAACTTAATTCAAATGACGCCTAATTCGATTATGAAATATCCGATTTTATTGGATGGTAACTTAATTGAATCAGGAGGTTATACAGCAAATGTTATCATGGAAGACGATAAAGACAACAAATGGGAATGGAATCAAGACTTTACGGTGACAAAAGAACAAGCGAAGAAATTAAATGACGAAAGTGTTGGCGTAACCGAGGAACCAACTGATTGGAAGTTAATTGCTTTAGGTGGAGCAGTAGCTGCCTTGTTATTAGTGATTGTATTTTTAATAGTAAAAAACAAGAAAAAAGCAACAAAATAA
- a CDS encoding WxL protein peptidoglycan domain-containing protein has product MSVTSLKYKHFVSLVLIVMFSCLSNMNVVATEQQQNELPFNFQTVAPANQRTQGNYFDLDVSAGEKQEVTVNLNNLSETDLIIKPTLLRAVTTKDGKISYGMHQDELIESPSVDITQVIELPEAVTIPKNGSQELHVTINVPKSFNQGTILAGVELASKEKHSATTNQIDNTYAYMFSIALHHKKAVDPLVKIEDSQLNFIGNQTYIETPIINPEVGIQRDLKITTQLIDTNTDSEIESKTKKELKMAPESTMNYEVGINKLSPGTYSVQTVVEFSNQRTIKHETQLTVDENVEGPQTISEELPKSTTNNHALYKWLTTIIVVLIVTAIAIKIYQDRQK; this is encoded by the coding sequence ATGAGCGTAACGTCATTAAAATATAAACACTTTGTAAGTTTGGTGCTGATAGTAATGTTTAGTTGTTTATCTAATATGAACGTTGTGGCAACTGAACAGCAACAAAATGAATTGCCTTTTAATTTTCAAACCGTAGCACCTGCAAATCAACGAACGCAAGGTAATTATTTTGATTTGGATGTTTCAGCAGGTGAAAAACAAGAGGTAACGGTTAATCTTAACAATCTGAGTGAGACCGATTTAATAATTAAGCCAACACTATTGAGAGCAGTCACCACTAAAGATGGGAAAATATCTTATGGAATGCATCAAGATGAGCTGATTGAGTCACCAAGCGTGGATATCACTCAAGTAATAGAACTGCCTGAAGCCGTTACAATTCCAAAAAATGGCTCGCAAGAACTACATGTGACTATTAATGTACCAAAAAGTTTTAATCAAGGAACGATATTAGCAGGTGTTGAATTAGCTAGTAAAGAAAAGCATTCTGCTACTACGAATCAAATTGATAATACATATGCGTATATGTTTTCGATTGCATTGCATCATAAAAAAGCAGTCGATCCCCTTGTTAAAATCGAAGATAGTCAGCTAAATTTTATTGGTAATCAGACCTATATCGAAACCCCCATTATTAATCCAGAAGTGGGGATTCAAAGAGACTTGAAAATAACCACTCAATTGATTGATACGAATACTGATTCAGAAATCGAGTCTAAGACAAAAAAAGAGTTGAAAATGGCACCCGAAAGTACGATGAACTATGAGGTCGGGATTAATAAACTAAGCCCAGGAACGTATTCAGTTCAAACGGTTGTTGAATTTTCAAATCAAAGAACAATCAAGCATGAAACACAGCTAACGGTAGATGAAAATGTAGAAGGCCCTCAAACAATTAGTGAAGAACTCCCTAAATCCACTACGAATAATCACGCACTATATAAATGGTTAACTACTATCATAGTCGTATTGATTGTGACTGCTATAGCTATTAAGATTTATCAGGATAGACAAAAGTAA
- a CDS encoding beta strand repeat-containing protein, whose amino-acid sequence MKINKKVIGVLVSLLALISMIIVFDIKTTNADRVGFDRNSMGVYLKDMTDAKNIAVVPNPETQSGIKEYKGSIAGMKEALFDIYQYGDGGNYGIYVGTTVSFDTSIASDTIPANPSATDITFKALESKASTLIFTSTQVDEINNNTVAPTGAKTLTMRTDVYWGTDIVLRNISYSVTNMYLNGHNALFGGGSRSTVISNIYGGSKNQDVTGNPTIEINATGAYTWSIYGGNESGGTLTGNPSIIVNNTSGAISTLSGGAKVGTVTGDTSLEINKTTGGITSVYGGGEGTSGTATANVTGNTSVVINNTGAGITTLSGGVKVGTVDGNTSLIVNDAGGTIANVYGAGQGTSATVTANVKGNVTTSINSTNTASKLRLTNYYGGTAYGDITGNVNNTIKGYGGWSGSADLTGGPHYYGGSRSGNIGGDTTEVSITNNFDTSLFSTGRAIYSGGNSHTGVMRGDIKNTIKAGRKLNKGELTRINGAGDFDAAAPSSTKLSSANIDKYTSDETYVAALESSNYQVYGDIYTDVLDGSVSYGADDYAYIRGFGVKGFLEGNTYVTVGVKNNQYNSFGGDGFVFKAQTIGSFMGTTGVKDYYVTKESNSDATTYGSAFDIVGGGGRITGWSQDVYIKGNTNVVLNNVLARWTYGAGFSGTTYGDTSITLNGGLVDTLEGAGFWDNRIDGNTTATVNNGQINWFLSGGGWHSRKINGNPSVTVNDGVINASMGGTYGEATTHDIYGDSNMLIKGGNFSGVPRTGLNAISGGATNQGTLYGDSNVTIDLRNFKNERQFALPKNTYISAGKPYNAFDGSKLGTDSSNSTNLNIFSDESSGDILNGAIIYGDGGRGTAGQNNTKAGSININIDAPGSSIGSLYATQYKNVSSNKLLRNVNINIERAGSIGGISGGSAESDDNITNQVAANSAVNNKFAKFNIGVPVGGATTAEKQTEPLDITGLGLVNFTELNIENGLQLRANGGNITNGLSATAADHASTYNEFGHIYIKDGAGLGVVKDGNIISGGELNVSGSANIASLPGTGKINLSAVNFEDDKAKLNWIKVGTTGSLVKSNGTYWGTQDAYQVLTINPTVANAGTITPFNFTGIEKETGKTFIGDNDVTGSKNGYGIMIPGSTIDYRVVKGEVADIYKGDGNMFHDVEVETGKEPPFAHPAWGSSAKGVIAKDGILYILSSSGILPTISATPDETSGSWVNQMTIQSTKVGEKAIERPERKDYQDEAWTSTDGDYSYTITSMFSNKAELTSRNIILTSEEAQQINDKADLDKWTEVFGRPFLKTEDLTTEELDQLHQELKPDEYRVIPIDYSVGNNDAENTKAMTVNVIVVGADYAISEDKHVSIHTNKEVEIKQAALATIINNGTYNEFYKNKEQINGFTITSDGQKVNNIVPINGTQHLSELASATTLPTSTDEPYGIVDFNYNGETYQLDRMVKITVKANTVILTVNFLDEAKEPLHDKYEMELEPGTTLDLSADTKIQEDIFNQIATDFKYYIKERPKDETALTVNDDMSVDYIFNGILYFASAPDVIDFGSNSLSLGLNQFGVNQTGLSASLILKDSRRHDSDTPWSLNVRVTQPLSNLLQNHVLDDALKYRNDQELLTLTDTNTPIITDNARITAADGLNVTNSWGKNFTEPGMKVALSPAEYARIGDYSGEVQWTIGFTSE is encoded by the coding sequence GTGAAAATTAATAAAAAAGTAATCGGAGTACTGGTGAGCCTATTGGCTTTAATTTCAATGATTATTGTTTTTGATATTAAAACCACCAATGCCGATCGAGTGGGATTCGATCGAAATTCGATGGGTGTGTATTTAAAAGACATGACGGATGCAAAGAACATCGCTGTGGTTCCTAATCCAGAAACGCAATCGGGGATTAAAGAATATAAGGGCAGTATTGCTGGAATGAAAGAGGCGCTGTTTGATATTTATCAATACGGTGATGGCGGAAATTATGGTATTTATGTTGGAACAACTGTGAGTTTTGATACTTCAATAGCTAGTGATACAATACCTGCTAATCCTTCAGCGACAGATATTACGTTTAAGGCATTGGAAAGTAAAGCTTCTACGTTGATTTTTACAAGTACACAAGTTGATGAAATTAATAATAACACAGTTGCACCAACAGGAGCTAAAACCTTAACAATGAGAACTGATGTCTATTGGGGAACGGACATAGTATTGAGAAATATTAGCTATAGTGTCACTAACATGTACTTAAATGGACATAATGCATTATTTGGAGGCGGTTCTCGTAGTACAGTAATCTCAAATATTTACGGTGGATCAAAAAATCAAGATGTTACGGGTAATCCAACTATCGAGATTAACGCTACGGGTGCCTATACTTGGTCAATATATGGTGGTAATGAATCAGGTGGTACTTTAACAGGTAATCCATCAATTATTGTCAATAATACATCCGGAGCCATTTCAACTTTAAGTGGTGGTGCTAAAGTCGGAACCGTCACAGGAGATACCTCGTTAGAAATCAACAAGACAACTGGTGGAATAACAAGTGTCTACGGTGGTGGTGAGGGCACATCAGGAACTGCGACTGCCAACGTAACGGGTAACACCTCAGTTGTGATTAATAACACTGGTGCTGGTATTACAACATTAAGTGGCGGTGTTAAAGTCGGAACCGTTGATGGTAATACTTCATTAATAGTTAATGATGCTGGTGGGACAATAGCTAATGTGTATGGAGCAGGTCAAGGCACCTCCGCAACTGTAACAGCCAATGTAAAGGGTAATGTTACAACGTCTATCAATAGTACAAATACTGCTTCGAAATTAAGGTTAACGAATTACTATGGTGGAACGGCTTATGGTGATATCACAGGTAATGTGAATAACACTATCAAAGGTTATGGTGGTTGGTCAGGATCTGCTGATTTAACAGGTGGGCCACATTATTATGGTGGATCACGCAGTGGGAATATCGGTGGAGACACGACAGAAGTTTCGATTACCAATAATTTTGACACCAGCCTCTTTTCTACTGGTCGAGCAATATACAGTGGAGGAAACTCACATACTGGTGTAATGAGAGGGGATATAAAAAATACGATTAAAGCAGGTCGTAAATTAAATAAAGGTGAACTTACCCGAATTAATGGCGCGGGTGATTTTGATGCAGCTGCTCCATCCTCTACTAAATTATCAAGTGCTAATATTGATAAATACACTTCTGATGAAACTTATGTTGCGGCGCTTGAAAGCAGCAACTATCAAGTCTATGGTGATATTTATACAGATGTATTAGATGGTTCAGTTTCGTATGGAGCGGATGACTACGCTTATATAAGAGGCTTTGGTGTAAAAGGATTTCTGGAAGGGAATACTTATGTCACAGTAGGTGTTAAAAATAATCAGTATAATAGCTTTGGTGGTGATGGCTTTGTATTTAAAGCCCAGACTATAGGTAGCTTTATGGGGACAACAGGTGTGAAGGATTACTATGTAACAAAAGAATCTAATTCTGATGCAACTACTTATGGATCTGCTTTTGATATTGTCGGTGGTGGAGGCAGGATTACTGGTTGGTCACAAGACGTCTATATTAAAGGTAATACCAATGTTGTGTTGAATAACGTGTTAGCACGTTGGACATATGGAGCGGGATTTTCTGGCACAACATATGGTGATACTTCCATTACGTTAAATGGCGGATTAGTAGACACGCTAGAAGGTGCGGGTTTTTGGGATAATCGCATTGATGGTAACACAACCGCAACTGTTAATAACGGCCAAATCAACTGGTTTTTGTCAGGAGGCGGTTGGCATTCACGTAAAATTAATGGAAACCCTTCTGTTACTGTTAATGATGGGGTGATTAATGCTTCTATGGGTGGCACTTATGGTGAAGCGACTACGCACGATATTTATGGTGATAGCAACATGCTGATTAAAGGTGGTAATTTTTCAGGTGTTCCTCGTACAGGACTCAATGCAATCTCAGGTGGTGCCACTAACCAAGGAACGCTATACGGTGATAGTAATGTCACGATTGATTTGCGAAATTTCAAAAATGAACGTCAATTTGCTTTACCAAAAAACACCTATATTTCAGCAGGAAAACCTTATAACGCTTTTGATGGCTCAAAATTAGGAACTGATAGTAGTAATTCAACAAATCTTAATATTTTTTCTGATGAATCGAGTGGCGATATTTTAAATGGTGCGATTATTTATGGAGATGGTGGCAGAGGAACTGCGGGTCAAAATAACACTAAGGCAGGTAGTATTAATATCAATATTGACGCGCCAGGTTCTAGTATAGGTAGTTTGTATGCAACACAATATAAGAATGTTTCAAGCAATAAATTATTGAGAAACGTTAATATTAATATCGAACGAGCGGGTTCAATTGGAGGTATTTCAGGAGGAAGTGCAGAAAGTGATGATAATATCACGAATCAAGTAGCCGCCAATAGCGCTGTTAATAATAAGTTTGCTAAATTTAACATTGGTGTGCCAGTTGGTGGCGCAACCACTGCTGAAAAACAAACAGAGCCACTTGATATCACGGGATTAGGTTTAGTTAATTTTACTGAACTTAATATCGAAAATGGTCTTCAGCTAAGAGCCAATGGCGGAAATATCACGAATGGTCTTAGTGCGACCGCTGCTGATCACGCTAGCACATACAACGAATTTGGTCATATATATATTAAAGACGGCGCTGGTTTAGGTGTTGTAAAAGATGGCAACATTATTTCTGGTGGTGAATTAAATGTTTCAGGCTCAGCTAATATTGCGTCATTACCAGGCACAGGCAAGATCAATTTATCAGCAGTTAATTTTGAAGATGACAAAGCGAAACTGAATTGGATAAAAGTTGGGACAACTGGTAGCTTAGTTAAAAGTAACGGAACATATTGGGGCACGCAAGACGCTTATCAAGTGTTGACCATTAATCCAACTGTAGCCAATGCAGGAACAATTACGCCATTTAACTTTACCGGTATTGAAAAAGAAACCGGTAAGACATTTATCGGTGACAATGATGTAACTGGTTCAAAAAACGGTTATGGCATTATGATACCCGGGTCAACGATTGATTATCGAGTTGTCAAAGGAGAAGTAGCGGATATCTATAAAGGTGACGGTAATATGTTCCACGATGTTGAAGTGGAAACAGGTAAAGAACCACCATTTGCCCACCCTGCTTGGGGTAGTTCAGCCAAAGGGGTGATAGCTAAAGACGGGATTTTGTATATTCTTTCAAGTTCAGGTATTTTGCCAACTATTAGTGCCACACCGGATGAAACAAGCGGTTCATGGGTCAACCAGATGACGATTCAATCTACTAAGGTTGGTGAAAAAGCAATTGAGCGACCGGAAAGAAAAGACTATCAAGATGAAGCTTGGACGTCAACAGATGGTGATTATAGTTATACGATTACTTCGATGTTTTCAAATAAGGCAGAGTTAACCTCACGAAATATTATCTTAACAAGTGAAGAAGCGCAACAAATTAATGATAAGGCTGATTTAGATAAATGGACTGAAGTGTTTGGTCGTCCTTTCTTAAAAACAGAAGATTTAACGACAGAGGAGTTAGACCAACTTCATCAAGAACTTAAACCGGATGAGTATCGTGTTATTCCAATTGATTATTCAGTCGGAAATAACGATGCTGAAAATACAAAAGCTATGACGGTTAATGTCATTGTTGTTGGGGCCGACTATGCTATCTCTGAAGATAAACATGTAAGTATTCATACCAATAAGGAAGTTGAAATTAAACAAGCCGCGTTGGCAACGATCATCAACAATGGCACTTACAATGAGTTTTATAAAAATAAAGAACAAATTAATGGCTTTACGATTACAAGTGATGGTCAAAAAGTGAATAATATTGTGCCAATCAATGGTACGCAACATTTATCAGAATTGGCATCTGCGACAACATTACCAACGTCAACAGATGAGCCATACGGCATCGTCGATTTTAATTATAATGGGGAAACCTATCAGTTAGATCGGATGGTAAAAATTACTGTAAAAGCTAATACAGTTATTTTGACAGTGAACTTTTTAGATGAAGCAAAAGAACCATTACATGATAAATACGAGATGGAGTTGGAGCCAGGAACAACGTTAGATTTGTCAGCAGATACTAAAATTCAAGAGGATATTTTTAATCAAATTGCGACAGATTTCAAATACTATATCAAAGAGCGACCTAAAGATGAAACAGCATTAACGGTTAATGATGATATGAGCGTTGATTACATTTTTAACGGTATTCTGTATTTTGCTTCAGCGCCAGATGTGATTGATTTTGGTAGCAACAGTTTATCGCTAGGATTGAATCAATTTGGTGTTAATCAGACGGGACTTTCAGCGTCACTTATTTTGAAAGATTCTAGACGACACGATTCCGATACGCCATGGTCATTAAACGTTCGCGTGACTCAACCATTATCTAATTTGCTACAAAATCACGTGTTGGATGATGCGTTGAAATATCGTAATGACCAAGAACTATTGACTTTAACCGATACGAACACACCGATTATTACTGATAATGCTCGTATTACAGCGGCCGATGGTTTAAATGTGACGAATTCATGGGGGAAAAATTTTACAGAACCAGGAATGAAAGTAGCACTAAGTCCAGCTGAGTACGCACGTATAGGTGATTATAGTGGTGAAGTTCAATGGACAATTGGCTTCACGTCAGAATAA
- a CDS encoding WxL domain-containing protein, giving the protein MVRNLNKLGLFITLSFAITSSTWISAVSADSLSGDASVRFNASDNPSPPVDPDNPDKVIDPGEVVKTEGPLRLDFVPKLSFGYRVISDQDQRYNVKAQQFVSDTPARPNYIQLTDNRWNMGGWRLTLQQEKQFYSAEAKEAKELKGAVITFNQQSIHSAYDLDGYVPEIVKEDIALNEMGASYTIVEASENKGPGTWVIKFGASDTDDDKETSLIPVLHDNGKPLIDDYYQKPVYENTGIRLSVPGSINKEAVKYSTVLVWTLSELT; this is encoded by the coding sequence ATGGTTAGAAATTTAAATAAACTAGGGTTGTTTATTACGTTAAGTTTCGCGATAACCAGTAGCACGTGGATTTCTGCCGTTAGTGCTGATAGTCTTTCAGGAGATGCTTCAGTTAGATTTAATGCGAGTGATAATCCGTCGCCACCAGTTGATCCAGACAATCCAGACAAAGTGATTGATCCTGGTGAAGTGGTGAAAACGGAAGGGCCTTTAAGACTTGATTTTGTGCCGAAGTTATCATTTGGATATCGGGTCATCTCCGATCAAGACCAACGCTATAATGTGAAAGCACAACAATTTGTCAGTGACACACCAGCTAGGCCTAATTATATCCAACTAACAGATAACCGTTGGAATATGGGGGGATGGCGATTAACACTTCAGCAAGAAAAGCAATTTTATAGTGCCGAAGCAAAAGAAGCAAAAGAGTTAAAAGGTGCAGTGATAACCTTTAATCAACAATCTATTCACTCAGCCTATGATTTAGATGGCTATGTTCCAGAAATCGTTAAAGAAGATATTGCTCTTAACGAAATGGGAGCAAGCTATACTATTGTCGAAGCAAGTGAAAATAAAGGACCAGGAACTTGGGTTATTAAATTTGGTGCCTCAGACACCGATGATGATAAAGAAACATCGTTAATTCCAGTACTGCATGACAATGGTAAGCCTCTTATAGATGATTACTATCAAAAACCAGTCTATGAAAATACTGGTATCCGCTTGTCAGTACCCGGATCAATTAACAAAGAAGCAGTGAAATACAGTACGGTACTAGTTTGGACGTTGTCTGAATTAACATAA
- a CDS encoding WxL domain-containing protein, which produces MKYTKLLSTAVLGAMTLGMVTPAFAEVEPAVGEGRIEFTADTSPEGVIDPENPGTGVTPEEPGEGVKPGKEGPLQIVWVSNLKFGSMPASLTGIDVDAAATNVGTKTEPILRGNFVQIADKRFDKDPGQGWTLSAQMTKQFTEVVSETEDVTNYGNSVLNGSTITYKNANIEKSSNQDVIEMPTTASEDPVLSLEGGSKEMMSAAQGQGFGNWAVEYGDSRANTEATSVHLNVPTRVAMKATNYKAEITWTLSELDTPLEP; this is translated from the coding sequence ATGAAGTATACTAAATTATTATCTACAGCTGTTTTAGGAGCAATGACATTAGGAATGGTAACACCAGCTTTTGCAGAAGTGGAACCTGCTGTTGGTGAAGGTCGTATTGAATTTACAGCAGATACAAGTCCTGAAGGTGTTATTGACCCAGAAAACCCAGGAACTGGTGTTACACCAGAAGAACCAGGTGAGGGTGTTAAACCTGGAAAAGAAGGTCCTTTACAAATTGTTTGGGTGTCTAATTTGAAATTTGGTTCTATGCCAGCTAGTTTAACTGGTATTGATGTAGATGCGGCAGCTACGAATGTTGGAACAAAAACAGAGCCTATTTTAAGAGGGAACTTTGTTCAAATCGCAGATAAACGTTTTGATAAAGACCCAGGCCAAGGTTGGACTTTATCAGCTCAAATGACGAAACAATTTACAGAAGTAGTAAGTGAAACAGAAGACGTTACTAACTATGGCAATTCAGTTTTAAACGGTTCAACCATTACTTATAAAAATGCGAATATTGAAAAATCAAGTAATCAAGACGTTATTGAAATGCCAACGACTGCATCTGAAGATCCTGTTTTATCTTTAGAAGGTGGTTCAAAAGAAATGATGTCAGCTGCACAAGGCCAAGGTTTTGGTAACTGGGCGGTTGAATATGGGGATAGTCGTGCCAATACAGAAGCAACATCCGTTCACTTAAATGTTCCAACTCGTGTCGCAATGAAAGCAACTAACTATAAAGCTGAAATTACTTGGACACTAAGTGAACTAGATACACCATTAGAACCATAA